One genomic window of Negativicoccus succinicivorans includes the following:
- a CDS encoding sodium ion-translocating decarboxylase subunit beta, whose product MTDFIVAVTSVWHDSGLIVFSIGNAIMIFVGILLLYLAFAKEFEPLLLGPIAFGCILANLPKNGFEEGVFALIHAGIQFEIFPPLIFMGVGAMTDFGPLIANPKTLLLGAAAQIGVFVALGGAMFLGFTAPQAASIGIIGGADGPTSIYLASKLAPELLGAIAVAAYSYMSLVPLIQPPIMKLFTTKKDRQIVMEQLRVVSHFEKVVFPIAATIFISLLLPSITALLGMLMFGNLINESGVTHRLSDTAQNAMMNTVTIFLALGTGCTMSAESFLNVQTLEIIGLGLVAFIAGTAGGVIFGKLMLLVDGKTNPLIGSAGVSAVPMAARVSQVVGSKANPANFLLMHAMGPNVAGVIGTAVAAGTMLAMLSATATH is encoded by the coding sequence ATGACTGATTTCATAGTAGCGGTGACTTCAGTATGGCATGACAGCGGCTTGATCGTCTTTTCCATCGGTAACGCGATCATGATCTTTGTCGGCATACTGTTGCTCTATCTGGCATTTGCCAAGGAATTTGAGCCGTTGTTGCTCGGACCGATCGCATTCGGTTGTATCCTTGCCAACTTGCCGAAAAATGGCTTTGAAGAAGGCGTTTTTGCCCTCATTCATGCGGGCATTCAGTTTGAAATTTTCCCGCCGTTGATCTTTATGGGGGTCGGCGCGATGACGGACTTCGGTCCGCTGATTGCGAACCCGAAAACCCTTTTGCTCGGCGCGGCGGCACAGATCGGTGTATTCGTTGCCTTGGGGGGCGCGATGTTCTTGGGCTTTACCGCTCCGCAGGCAGCTTCGATCGGTATTATCGGCGGCGCTGACGGCCCGACTTCGATTTACTTGGCTTCGAAATTGGCTCCGGAACTCTTGGGCGCGATCGCAGTAGCGGCGTATTCGTACATGTCCTTAGTTCCGTTGATCCAGCCTCCGATCATGAAATTGTTCACGACGAAAAAAGATCGTCAAATTGTCATGGAACAGCTGCGTGTTGTATCGCACTTTGAAAAAGTGGTGTTCCCGATCGCGGCTACGATCTTCATCAGCCTATTACTTCCGTCCATTACCGCACTTTTAGGTATGCTGATGTTCGGTAACTTGATCAATGAATCCGGTGTTACGCACCGTCTGTCCGATACGGCACAGAACGCGATGATGAACACCGTCACGATCTTCCTGGCATTGGGTACCGGTTGTACCATGTCGGCGGAAAGCTTCCTGAACGTTCAAACCTTGGAAATCATCGGTTTGGGTCTCGTTGCTTTCATCGCCGGTACAGCAGGCGGCGTTATCTTCGGTAAGCTCATGTTGCTGGTCGACGGCAAGACGAACCCGTTGATCGGTTCGGCAGGCGTTTCCGCCGTTCCGATGGCAGCTCGCGTATCGCAGGTTGTCGGTTCGAAAGCGAACCCGGCTAACTTCCTTCTGATGCACGCCATGGGTCCGAACGTTGCCGGCGTAATCGGTACGGCGGTAGCGGCCGGTACCATGCTTGCCATGTTGAGTGCGACAGCCACTCATTAA
- a CDS encoding OadG family protein, protein MGSELNPWVFMLINMFIVFAVLIMLWGLMTIIRLVDPTGEKKSSPKPVAKAAPAAAAAAAPAATSTASGNDEVVAAITAAIVAMGYSSTQIASIRPAKNTGWTAAARLSGVDNY, encoded by the coding sequence ATGGGAAGTGAACTGAATCCTTGGGTATTTATGCTGATCAACATGTTCATTGTATTCGCTGTGTTGATTATGCTTTGGGGACTCATGACGATCATTCGACTTGTGGATCCGACCGGGGAAAAAAAGTCGTCTCCTAAACCGGTAGCGAAAGCGGCGCCTGCCGCGGCAGCAGCTGCGGCTCCGGCAGCGACGTCGACTGCGTCCGGCAATGATGAAGTGGTTGCGGCTATTACCGCAGCAATAGTAGCAATGGGCTACTCGAGCACGCAAATTGCGTCCATTCGACCGGCCAAAAATACCGGTTGGACGGCAGCGGCGCGTCTGTCTGGAGTAGACAATTACTAA
- a CDS encoding FeoA family protein, protein MTLADLRPGDIAIVTGLAQTSLKRRLQDLGLIEGTRVTCIGISPLGDPKAFAVRGTVIAIRATDSRHISVRSC, encoded by the coding sequence ATGACACTGGCTGACTTACGCCCGGGCGATATCGCTATCGTCACGGGACTTGCGCAAACGAGCTTGAAGCGTCGTTTGCAGGATTTGGGGCTGATCGAGGGCACGCGCGTCACCTGCATCGGCATCAGCCCGCTCGGCGACCCCAAAGCATTTGCGGTGCGTGGCACCGTCATCGCGATTCGCGCGACCGACAGCCGCCACATCTCGGTGAGGAGTTGTTGA
- a CDS encoding SLC13 family permease has product MSPAIITLCVLGVVALLFITELIPLAITSMGGSIALGLLGVISEKQIFSGLSNSTVVLFAGMFIIGAALFHTGMAQKIGESVVRLAGTGETRLMGGVMLVTIIMSAVLSNTGTAASLIPVVTGICAAAKLKGSRFLMPMAIAANVGGTLTMVGTPPNIIVTGALANAGLPTFGFFEFAWMGIPLSLVTIAFMLTVGERLLPSHDLDAEVEVEQEVDPSTVNHSKTKQIVSLLILIGVVLTMVFSKQLGVSLTTAAVIGALVAVLTGCMTEKQAYASIDWVTIFLFAGMMPIATALDKSGAGKLIADTVVGWLGDSPNPLVIAAIMYLLSNVMTQFMNNTATAALLAQLGISMAQSLHADPKAVLVAITIAASAAFATPVATPPNTLVLGPGQYNFNDYLKVGIPLCIVGFIVSMIVIPIVWPFFP; this is encoded by the coding sequence TTGAGTCCTGCTATTATTACTCTTTGCGTCCTGGGCGTCGTCGCATTGCTGTTCATTACCGAACTGATTCCGCTTGCGATTACTTCCATGGGGGGATCGATCGCGCTGGGTTTGTTGGGCGTTATTTCTGAAAAACAAATATTCTCGGGTCTTTCGAACTCGACGGTTGTTCTGTTCGCCGGCATGTTCATTATCGGTGCGGCTTTGTTCCATACCGGTATGGCGCAAAAAATCGGCGAAAGTGTTGTCCGCCTGGCGGGCACGGGTGAAACGCGCCTGATGGGCGGCGTTATGCTCGTTACGATTATCATGAGTGCGGTACTGTCCAACACCGGTACGGCCGCATCCTTGATCCCGGTAGTTACCGGCATCTGCGCGGCGGCGAAACTGAAAGGTTCGCGCTTCCTGATGCCGATGGCGATTGCCGCGAACGTCGGCGGTACGCTCACTATGGTCGGTACGCCGCCGAATATTATCGTTACCGGTGCATTGGCCAACGCGGGTTTGCCGACATTCGGCTTCTTCGAATTTGCCTGGATGGGTATTCCGCTTTCGCTCGTTACCATCGCGTTCATGCTGACGGTCGGTGAACGCTTGCTGCCGTCGCATGATCTGGATGCGGAAGTCGAAGTGGAACAGGAAGTTGATCCGTCGACTGTCAACCACAGCAAAACGAAACAGATCGTTTCGCTCTTGATTTTGATCGGTGTTGTACTGACGATGGTTTTCTCCAAACAGCTCGGTGTATCGCTTACGACCGCGGCCGTAATCGGCGCGCTGGTGGCCGTCTTGACCGGATGTATGACAGAAAAACAGGCGTATGCCTCGATTGACTGGGTAACGATTTTCCTCTTCGCCGGCATGATGCCGATCGCGACTGCGTTGGATAAATCGGGCGCCGGTAAATTGATTGCCGATACCGTTGTCGGCTGGCTCGGGGACAGCCCGAACCCGCTCGTTATCGCGGCGATTATGTACCTCTTGAGCAACGTTATGACGCAGTTTATGAACAACACGGCGACGGCGGCGCTCTTGGCACAGCTCGGCATTTCGATGGCGCAATCCTTGCATGCGGATCCGAAAGCAGTCTTGGTCGCGATCACGATCGCCGCTTCCGCCGCCTTTGCGACGCCGGTTGCGACACCGCCGAACACCCTGGTTCTCGGACCGGGCCAATACAATTTCAACGATTACCTGAAAGTCGGTATTCCGCTCTGTATTGTCGGCTTCATCGTTTCGATGATTGTGATTCCTATCGTTTGGCCGTTCTTCCCGTGA
- the feoB gene encoding ferrous iron transport protein B translates to MTPAIALAGNPNVGKSTVFNALTGLHQHTGNWPGKTVETAHGYYEDADGRLELVDLPGCYSLLAHSEEEEVARDYICFEQPACVIAVCDATALERNLNLVLQIMETTPQVVVCVNLLDEAAKKEISVDLAQLARRLGVPVIGTAARSKKGLDDLIATVKQRHVACRQPQKHVYPEAMEAAIAKLEPELVPYVGHKVSPRWLAIRLLERAAGMSQAMERYLGINLYKIPAIAQALTAAQRDLVLAGFPQEELRDAISESFIRRAEAISREVVTFHNPHYAQRDRKLDRYFTGPYTGFAIMFLLLLGVFWLTITGSNYPSEILARILFAGQDWLVDRAVALGISEAIYGPLLFGVYRVMAWVVSVMLPPMAIFFPLFTLLEDLGYLPRVAYNLDRCFQYCKACGKQALTMCMGFGCNAAGVTGCRIIDSPREQLIAIITNNFVPCNGRFPTIIAMISMFWIGTSGGILDSLGAAFWLAMVIVVGVIATLVASKLLSMTALKGIPSSFTLELPPFRQPQIGTVIVRSLLDRTLFVLWRAVSVAAPAGLVIWCLANLQYHGISLVRHMVNALEPLGYLMGLDGTILTAFILGLPANEIIFPCMIMIYLAEGALLDIDNLSTLKTLLLDHGWTWLTALCVILFSLMHWPCGTTLLTIQNETKSWRWTMLAALLPTVMGILTCITVAAIVRSVGGA, encoded by the coding sequence ATGACTCCCGCCATCGCCCTCGCCGGCAATCCGAATGTCGGCAAAAGCACCGTTTTCAATGCCTTGACCGGATTACATCAACACACCGGAAATTGGCCCGGTAAAACGGTGGAGACGGCGCACGGCTACTACGAAGATGCCGACGGCCGACTGGAGCTGGTCGATCTGCCCGGCTGCTATTCCCTTTTGGCGCATTCTGAAGAAGAGGAAGTCGCCCGCGATTACATCTGTTTTGAACAACCGGCCTGCGTGATCGCCGTGTGTGACGCGACCGCGTTGGAACGCAATTTAAATCTTGTGTTGCAAATTATGGAGACCACACCGCAGGTGGTCGTCTGCGTGAATTTACTGGACGAAGCGGCGAAAAAAGAAATTTCTGTCGACTTGGCGCAACTGGCCCGTCGTCTGGGCGTTCCCGTTATCGGTACGGCGGCCCGCTCCAAGAAGGGGCTCGATGATTTGATCGCCACGGTCAAACAGCGTCATGTCGCTTGCCGGCAACCGCAAAAGCACGTTTACCCTGAAGCGATGGAAGCGGCGATCGCCAAATTGGAACCCGAACTCGTTCCGTACGTCGGCCACAAAGTGAGCCCGCGCTGGCTCGCCATACGTCTTTTGGAGCGCGCCGCCGGCATGTCGCAGGCGATGGAACGATACCTCGGCATCAATTTATATAAAATTCCCGCCATCGCGCAGGCGCTCACCGCGGCGCAACGGGATTTGGTGCTGGCCGGGTTCCCGCAAGAGGAACTGCGGGACGCGATCAGCGAAAGTTTCATTCGCCGCGCGGAAGCCATCAGTCGAGAGGTCGTTACCTTTCATAATCCGCATTACGCGCAACGGGATCGCAAACTCGACCGGTACTTTACCGGTCCGTATACCGGATTTGCCATTATGTTTCTTTTGCTTTTAGGCGTCTTTTGGCTGACGATTACCGGTTCCAACTATCCTTCCGAAATTCTAGCGCGGATTCTTTTCGCCGGTCAGGATTGGTTAGTCGATCGCGCCGTCGCTCTGGGGATATCCGAGGCGATCTACGGTCCGCTTTTATTCGGCGTGTATCGCGTCATGGCCTGGGTCGTTTCGGTCATGTTGCCACCGATGGCGATCTTTTTCCCGCTTTTCACCTTACTCGAAGACCTCGGTTATTTGCCGCGTGTCGCGTATAACTTGGACCGTTGTTTTCAATACTGTAAAGCCTGCGGCAAACAGGCTCTCACGATGTGCATGGGCTTCGGTTGCAACGCGGCGGGCGTGACCGGCTGTCGGATCATTGATTCGCCGCGCGAGCAGCTGATTGCCATCATCACGAACAATTTCGTGCCCTGTAATGGCCGCTTTCCGACGATAATCGCGATGATTTCCATGTTTTGGATTGGGACTTCAGGCGGAATTTTAGATTCTCTGGGAGCCGCCTTTTGGCTCGCTATGGTCATTGTCGTCGGTGTCATCGCCACGCTGGTAGCTTCCAAGCTGCTTTCCATGACCGCGCTGAAAGGAATTCCCTCCTCGTTTACGCTCGAACTGCCGCCGTTTCGCCAACCGCAGATAGGCACCGTCATCGTGCGTTCGCTGTTGGACCGAACGCTCTTTGTACTGTGGCGCGCCGTCAGCGTCGCCGCGCCCGCCGGACTCGTGATTTGGTGCTTGGCCAATCTGCAATATCATGGCATCAGCTTAGTCCGACACATGGTGAACGCGTTAGAGCCGCTGGGCTACCTCATGGGGCTGGACGGCACGATTTTGACCGCGTTTATTTTAGGCCTACCGGCGAACGAAATCATTTTTCCCTGCATGATTATGATTTATCTCGCCGAAGGCGCTTTGCTCGATATCGATAATCTCTCCACCTTGAAAACGCTTTTGCTCGACCACGGTTGGACCTGGCTCACCGCCCTGTGCGTGATTTTATTTTCACTCATGCATTGGCCCTGCGGCACGACCCTGCTCACGATTCAAAATGAAACGAAAAGCTGGCGTTGGACAATGCTTGCCGCATTACTTCCTACCGTTATGGGCATCCTCACCTGCATAACTGTCGCCGCTATCGTTCGAAGCGTAGGCGGCGCATAA
- a CDS encoding biotin/lipoyl-containing protein — protein MRKFSVTVNGQEYDVEVNELGAGAAPKAAPAAAPAPAAKAAPAGAETVKAPMPGKILSVEVKEGQAVKAGDLLCVLEAMKMANEIYAPHDATVTSIMVAANATVQAGDDLIALG, from the coding sequence ATGAGAAAATTTTCTGTAACCGTTAATGGTCAAGAATACGATGTAGAAGTCAACGAACTCGGCGCAGGCGCAGCTCCGAAAGCGGCTCCGGCGGCAGCTCCGGCTCCGGCAGCGAAAGCGGCTCCGGCCGGCGCGGAAACGGTAAAAGCTCCGATGCCGGGTAAAATCCTTTCCGTCGAGGTAAAAGAAGGTCAGGCTGTTAAAGCCGGCGATCTCCTCTGTGTCTTGGAAGCGATGAAGATGGCTAACGAAATCTATGCTCCGCATGACGCTACGGTAACAAGCATTATGGTCGCAGCCAATGCTACCGTACAAGCGGGCGACGATTTGATCGCGTTGGGCTAA
- the mmdA gene encoding methylmalonyl-CoA decarboxylase subunit alpha yields MSVNQQKVELLHKNLEHVRMGGGQSRIDKQHAKGKMTARERLEILFDEGSFVEIGALVKHRCVNFGQDKKDLPGEGVVTGYGTVNGKLVYAFAQDFTVEGGSLGEMHASKIVRVLQLSLKMGAPCVGLNDSGGARIQEAVDALSGYGRIFFENTIASGVVPQISAIMGPSAGGAVYSPALTDFIYMVDGTSQMFITGPAVVKSVTGEDVTAEKLGGAMTHNSISGVSHFIAKDDEDCLNQIRYLLGFLPSNNMEEAPIVDTGDDPMRMDESLNTLLPDNSNTAYDMYDVIKSIVDNGEYYDVLAHYAKNIITCFARFDGQTVGIIANQPKFMAGCLDINASDKSSRFIRFCDAFNIPLVNLVDVPGFLPGVQQEYGGIIRHGAKMLFAYSEATVPKVTVITRKAYGGSYLAMCSQDLGADQVFAWPTSEIAVMGPAGAANIIFRKDLDKEQKTAEYVEEFATPYKAAERGFVDAVIEPKQTRPYVINALAMLASKREARPAKKHANIPL; encoded by the coding sequence ATGTCGGTAAACCAGCAAAAAGTTGAATTACTTCATAAAAATTTGGAACACGTCCGCATGGGCGGTGGCCAAAGCCGTATCGACAAACAGCACGCAAAAGGAAAAATGACTGCGCGTGAACGTTTGGAAATCCTTTTTGACGAAGGTTCCTTCGTCGAAATCGGCGCTTTGGTAAAACATCGTTGCGTAAACTTCGGACAGGATAAAAAAGATCTTCCGGGCGAAGGTGTTGTTACCGGTTATGGTACCGTTAACGGCAAACTCGTTTACGCATTTGCGCAAGACTTCACGGTAGAAGGCGGCTCGCTCGGCGAAATGCACGCCAGCAAAATCGTCCGTGTCCTGCAGCTTTCGCTCAAAATGGGCGCACCGTGTGTTGGCCTGAATGATTCGGGCGGCGCTCGTATTCAGGAAGCGGTTGATGCATTGTCCGGTTACGGCCGTATTTTCTTTGAAAATACGATTGCATCCGGTGTCGTTCCGCAGATTTCGGCCATCATGGGACCGTCGGCCGGCGGCGCGGTTTACTCGCCTGCATTGACGGACTTCATCTACATGGTCGACGGCACCAGCCAAATGTTCATCACGGGTCCGGCCGTTGTTAAATCGGTCACCGGTGAAGACGTAACGGCGGAAAAACTGGGCGGCGCTATGACCCACAACAGCATTTCGGGCGTATCGCACTTCATCGCGAAAGACGACGAAGACTGCTTGAATCAGATCCGCTATCTCTTGGGCTTCCTGCCGAGCAATAACATGGAAGAAGCTCCGATTGTTGACACGGGTGATGACCCGATGCGTATGGACGAAAGCCTCAACACCTTGTTGCCGGACAACTCCAACACAGCGTATGATATGTACGATGTTATCAAGAGCATTGTCGACAACGGTGAATACTATGATGTACTCGCTCACTACGCGAAAAACATCATTACTTGCTTTGCCCGCTTTGACGGACAAACCGTCGGCATCATTGCCAACCAGCCGAAATTTATGGCCGGTTGCCTGGACATCAATGCATCCGACAAATCCAGCCGTTTCATCCGTTTCTGCGACGCTTTCAACATTCCGCTCGTAAACTTGGTTGACGTACCGGGCTTCTTGCCGGGCGTACAGCAGGAATACGGCGGCATCATTCGCCACGGTGCGAAAATGCTGTTTGCGTACTCGGAAGCGACCGTGCCGAAAGTAACGGTAATTACCCGTAAAGCTTACGGCGGATCGTACCTCGCGATGTGCTCCCAGGACTTGGGCGCGGACCAGGTATTCGCTTGGCCGACTTCAGAAATTGCGGTTATGGGACCGGCAGGCGCTGCCAACATCATCTTCCGGAAAGATCTGGACAAAGAACAGAAGACGGCAGAGTATGTGGAAGAGTTCGCCACTCCGTACAAAGCAGCTGAACGCGGCTTTGTTGACGCAGTTATCGAACCGAAACAAACGCGTCCGTACGTTATCAACGCGTTGGCCATGCTCGCCAGCAAACGCGAAGCCCGTCCTGCGAAGAAACACGCCAATATTCCGTTATAA
- a CDS encoding SLC13 family permease, whose protein sequence is MSPAVITLSVLAVVAICFITEIIPLAIASMGGAIALGLLGVIPEEMIFSGLSDSTVVLFAGMFVIGAALFHTGMAQKIGESVVCMAGKSETGLMFGVMAITIIMSSVLSNTGTAASLIPVVTGICAAAHLKGSRFMMPMAIAANAGGTLTMVGTPPNIIVTGALSNAHLPTFGFFEFAFAGIPLCIATLVFTLTIGKRLLPSHDIDTSEEVEQEVAEVSGNKTKQMISLLILIGVVIVMIFSKTLHVSLTTAAVIGALICVLSGCMTEKQAYASIDWVTIFLFAGMMPIATALDQSGAGKLIADTVVGWLGDSPNPLIVCAAMYLLSNVLTQFMNNTATAALLAPLGISMAQSLHADPKAVLIAIAIAASAAFATPVATPPNTLVLGPGQYNFNDYLKVGIPLCIVGFVVMMIVIPVVWPFFPGK, encoded by the coding sequence ATGAGCCCCGCAGTAATCACATTATCGGTACTTGCAGTGGTCGCCATTTGCTTTATTACTGAAATTATCCCTTTGGCGATTGCTTCGATGGGCGGCGCGATTGCGCTGGGTTTGTTGGGGGTTATCCCGGAAGAAATGATTTTCTCCGGTCTCTCCGACTCGACAGTTGTTTTGTTCGCCGGCATGTTCGTCATCGGTGCGGCTTTGTTCCATACCGGCATGGCGCAAAAAATCGGTGAAAGCGTTGTATGTATGGCCGGCAAAAGTGAAACCGGCTTGATGTTTGGCGTTATGGCGATTACGATCATCATGAGCTCGGTACTGTCCAACACCGGTACCGCCGCATCCCTGATCCCGGTTGTTACCGGTATCTGCGCGGCAGCTCATCTGAAAGGTTCGCGTTTCATGATGCCGATGGCGATTGCCGCCAACGCCGGCGGTACGCTGACCATGGTCGGTACTCCGCCGAACATCATCGTTACCGGCGCATTGTCCAATGCGCATTTGCCAACTTTCGGTTTCTTCGAATTCGCATTTGCCGGTATTCCGCTTTGTATCGCGACGCTTGTATTTACGTTGACGATCGGTAAACGCTTACTGCCGAGCCATGATATTGATACTTCCGAGGAAGTAGAACAGGAAGTTGCCGAAGTATCGGGCAACAAGACGAAACAGATGATTTCGCTCTTGATTTTAATCGGCGTAGTTATCGTCATGATCTTCTCGAAAACCTTGCACGTATCGCTTACAACCGCTGCCGTTATCGGCGCTCTCATCTGCGTACTGAGTGGTTGTATGACAGAAAAACAAGCGTATGCTTCGATTGACTGGGTAACGATTTTCTTGTTCGCAGGCATGATGCCGATCGCGACCGCATTGGATCAATCGGGCGCCGGCAAATTGATTGCGGATACGGTTGTTGGCTGGTTGGGCGACAGCCCGAACCCGTTGATTGTCTGCGCGGCGATGTACCTTTTGAGCAACGTCCTGACGCAGTTCATGAACAACACGGCGACGGCGGCTCTGTTGGCACCGTTGGGCATTTCGATGGCGCAATCCTTACATGCGGACCCGAAGGCAGTCTTAATCGCGATCGCGATCGCGGCTTCCGCCGCATTTGCGACACCGGTTGCAACGCCTCCGAACACGTTGGTACTTGGCCCTGGCCAATACAATTTCAACGATTACCTCAAGGTTGGTATTCCGCTTTGTATCGTAGGCTTCGTCGTTATGATGATCGTAATTCCGGTTGTTTGGCCGTTCTTCCCGGGCAAATAA
- a CDS encoding LysR family transcriptional regulator — translation MDTEYYRNFMAMVDAGNMTSAAEYLHVTQPTLSKQLQLLEKRFETKLVVVARGRRRLHLTEAGEIFYQRAKEICALEDLAGDEMATATREVRGTLHFSISPGRSPRFIHRVLAGFHKEYPNVRFELKEGSTSVQQEDLLAGETDLGVCHTTLPQSEQFEFLFTCAETLTLVGAEDLLRQVPMQGARFSDLRGMAIATSGSGAAILRQEIGDPQTLFQLVAVCTTKASALAWARTENVAALIPAEEEEEFWPGLDSRKLSGVTLKKAIVRPRNRPLSHTAQVFLHYYESVLKAEKVDASVSANVDDTLASVLV, via the coding sequence ATGGACACTGAGTATTACCGTAATTTTATGGCGATGGTGGACGCGGGCAATATGACGAGCGCTGCGGAATACCTGCATGTTACGCAACCGACGTTGAGTAAGCAGCTTCAGCTTTTGGAAAAACGGTTCGAAACTAAGCTGGTCGTTGTCGCGCGCGGTCGTCGCCGTTTGCACCTGACGGAAGCCGGGGAAATCTTCTATCAGCGTGCAAAAGAAATTTGCGCTTTAGAGGACTTGGCGGGTGATGAAATGGCAACGGCGACGCGAGAGGTACGCGGCACCTTGCACTTCAGTATTTCGCCGGGACGGTCGCCGCGCTTTATTCATCGAGTACTGGCGGGATTTCATAAAGAATATCCCAACGTGCGTTTTGAACTGAAAGAAGGCAGCACGAGTGTGCAGCAAGAGGATCTTCTCGCCGGTGAGACGGATCTCGGGGTATGTCATACGACGTTGCCGCAATCGGAGCAGTTTGAATTTTTATTTACTTGCGCCGAAACACTGACGCTCGTCGGAGCGGAAGATTTACTGCGTCAGGTGCCGATGCAAGGGGCACGCTTTTCCGATTTACGCGGCATGGCGATCGCCACTTCGGGCAGCGGCGCCGCCATTTTACGGCAGGAAATCGGCGATCCGCAGACACTTTTTCAATTGGTAGCCGTCTGTACGACCAAAGCATCGGCGCTGGCTTGGGCGCGCACGGAAAATGTAGCGGCCCTCATTCCGGCGGAAGAGGAAGAAGAATTTTGGCCGGGATTGGACTCCCGAAAGCTGAGCGGTGTCACTCTGAAAAAGGCGATTGTGCGTCCGCGCAATCGCCCGCTTTCGCACACCGCGCAAGTGTTTTTACATTACTATGAAAGCGTCTTGAAAGCGGAGAAAGTCGACGCTTCTGTGAGCGCCAACGTGGATGATACGTTGGCGTCCGTATTGGTATAA
- a CDS encoding YigZ family protein — MYFSIKEPFHYETVIKKSRFICDLIPVNDAEEAKDALAAIRKRYYDATHHCSALRLGTTGTLQEQSNDDGEPAGTAGRPMLHVLQQRDMTNLLAVVTRYFGGIKLGTGGLARAYGGTLAESLTAAPIVAYVAHHRYSVQIPYDLLGALENAWKDMPYIIVDRQFTDAVRFTMDVPATTAPAFEQSLTELTAARAIWQKDPERLLMIDYDLIK; from the coding sequence ATGTATTTTTCAATCAAAGAACCTTTTCATTACGAAACGGTCATCAAAAAATCGCGCTTTATCTGTGATCTGATTCCCGTCAATGACGCGGAGGAAGCCAAGGACGCGTTGGCGGCCATTCGCAAACGCTACTACGATGCGACGCATCACTGCTCGGCGCTTCGCCTCGGCACCACCGGCACCTTGCAGGAGCAATCCAATGACGACGGCGAACCGGCCGGCACGGCAGGTCGTCCCATGCTGCATGTGTTGCAACAACGGGATATGACCAATTTGCTCGCCGTAGTAACTCGCTATTTCGGCGGCATCAAACTCGGCACCGGCGGCCTGGCCCGCGCGTACGGGGGAACTCTCGCCGAGAGTCTAACCGCCGCGCCGATCGTCGCGTATGTCGCCCACCATCGTTATTCTGTCCAAATCCCCTATGATCTTTTGGGCGCGCTGGAAAACGCCTGGAAGGACATGCCATATATTATTGTTGACCGTCAATTTACGGATGCCGTTCGCTTCACGATGGATGTACCGGCAACAACGGCCCCAGCCTTTGAACAAAGTCTGACGGAGCTGACTGCGGCGCGAGCCATTTGGCAAAAAGATCCCGAACGCCTTTTAATGATTGACTATGATTTAATAAAATAA